From Cannabis sativa cultivar Pink pepper isolate KNU-18-1 chromosome 8, ASM2916894v1, whole genome shotgun sequence, a single genomic window includes:
- the LOC115701370 gene encoding DExH-box ATP-dependent RNA helicase DExH17 isoform X2: protein MDPYSMKSVFDLPLPFQSTFSFRYFNSLQNECFPVCFHSDINMVVSAPTGSGKTVLFELCILRVLSRFISEGTKFVHVKGTLKTIYIAPSKALVQEKLRHWTQKFGSWGINCLELTGDNESYSIKNIQEADIILTTPEKFDAVTRHGIKDGGLSFFGDISLLLIDEVHLLNDPRGAALEAIVSRMKMLARNPLLKSSSLSHVRFVAVSATIPNIEDLAEWLEVPIQGVKRFGEEMRPVKLTTKVLGYTPAKNDFLFEKRLQNYIWDILMNYSKGKSALIFCSTRKGAQEAAQRLTQSAMTSGYSNPFVKDREQQERLREASLSCSDKQMQSYIVYGVGYHNGGLCHKDRILVENLFLKGDIQVLCTTNTLAHGVNLPAHTVVIKSTQHFNKEKGLYMEYDRSTVLQMCGRAGRPPFDDTGMVVIMTRRDTVHLYENLLNGCEMVESQLLSCVTEHLTAEIVQLTVTDITRAIEWMKCSYLYVRMKKNPGNYAVKQGISRDRVEKHVQDICVQKVSELSKYQLIWTDGDGFLLKPLEPGRLMTRYYLKFDTMKLLMQIPVNCTLEDALHVICRAEEISWIQLRRNEKKLLNDINTDKEGRLRFHVLIDNGKRKKRIQTREEKIFVLVNDCLTGDPLIHDLSLTQDVNSICLNGCRIAKCMKEYFIYKKNYKGALNSALIAKSLHQKLWDDSPYLLKQLPGIGMVTAKALHSMEIKSFDALAGADPRRIEIVTGRKFPFGNHIKDSLLSLPPKVDMKVEETECQIRGKSKLVITLTRISEPFQSVKRHYADMIVGSEEDNVIVLHEKIRVEEFSSPYSAVILLPNPQQGKLTVKADLIFEEYIGIDVHHKLVLTKVSNINLNNKREKIKSSFALAQEVYVIEDDDEHEMPSQAPTKNLPKSAKSKIIDDSVPSFNILDENFEEFERGGDEPVLQVDEDKHKSLTEQKIFDHIREKAKSFPGLAAPSIACSPSTETLNLIRKHTRENDLESLSDDDSEVLGEIERIINARFTSHKSAIEPSEAEQYEHNSTEKPQHHSTPKSSSNFKCMEQIGGVSPEPEDCTVETLTEDAIFDHIRKKAKNFPQLSNLQPRTESLWTISDDPTENAILISDSEAGEVGNCVRDRRPGKRVKPNASFGSPFQINEKRVKASPKVSSTDADLSSTKMLLFDISMLKNDIGAADKHSSMEIGRKKQQHSQSPTLQQNQLCSSSTLGKDKKVESFLGFESVFSFL, encoded by the exons ATGGATCCATATTCAATGAAGTCTGTGTTTGATTTACCACTTCCATTCCAATCGACTTTTAGTTTCAG ATATTTCAACTCTTTGCAGAATGAATGCTTCCCTGTCTGTTTCCACTCCGATATAAACATGGTTGTTTCGGCACCAACTGGAAGTGGTAAAACAGTACTCTTCGAGCTCTGCATCTTGAGGGTTCTCTCTCGGTTTATCTCTGAGGGGACGAAGTTTGTTCATGTAAAGGGAACTCTTAAGACT ATCTACATAGCCCCATCTAAGGCTTTAGTTCAAGAGAAACTTCGTCATTGGACTCAAAAGTTTGGATCATGGGGTATAAATTGTCTAGAGTTGACAGGAGATAATGAATCTTACAGCATAAAGAATATACAAGAAGCAGACATCATCCTAACCACTCCTGAA AAATTTGATGCGGTAACTCGGCATGGCATAAAAGATGGTGGATTGAGCTTTTTTGGTGATATATCACTTCTACTTATTGATGAAGTTCATCTGCTAAATGATCCACGTGGAGCAGCTTTGGAGGCAATCGTCAGTAGAATGAAAATGCTTGCACGGAATCCTCTGTTGAAGTCGAGTTCCTTGTCTCATGTTCGTTTTGTAGCAGTGTCTGCCACAATTCCAAATATTGAGGACCTTG CCGAATGGCTTGAGGTTCCCATCCAAGGAGTTAAAAG GTTTGGAGAAGAAATGAGGCCCGTGAAGTTGACTACTAAAGTGTTAG GATATACCCCTGCcaaaaatgattttctatttgaGAAA CGCCTTCAAAATTATATATGGG ATATTCTCATGAATTATTCAAAAGGGAAATCTGCTTTAATATTTTGTTCAACTAGAAAAGGCGCACAAGAAGCCGCACAGCGACTGACTCAGTCAGCAATGACCTCTGGTTATTCAAACCCATTTGTCAAGGACAGAGAACAGCAGGAAAGGTTGAGGGAAGCTTCACTGTCATGCAGTGACAAACAAATGCAGTCCTATATTGTGTACGGTG TTGGTTATCACAATGGTGGACTTTGCCACAAGGATCGTATTCTGGTTGAAAATCTTTTTCTCAAGGGTGACATTCAAGTACTCTGCACAACAAATACTCTTGCTCATGGAGTTAATTTACCAGCACACACAGTTGTGATAAAATCAACACAGCATTT CAACAAAGAAAAAGGCTTATACATGGAATACGATCGATCCACAGTACTACAG ATGTGTGGAAGGGCAGGCCGGCCACCCTTTGATGATACAGGAATGGTTGTAATAATGACAAGAAGAGACACG GTTCACTTGTACGAGAATCTCTTGAACGGATGTGAAATGGTGGAATCACA ATTGCTTTCGTGTGTAACGGAGCACCTAACTGCGGAGATAGTTCAACTGACTGTCACTGACATTACAAGGGCAATTGAATGGATGAAATGTTCATACTTGTATGTGAGGATGAAAAAG AACCCTGGTAATTATGCTGTCAAACAAGGGATTTCAAGAGACCGTGTAGAAAAGCACGTGCAAG ATATTTGTGTTCAGAAAGTAAGCGAGTTATCAAAATATCAATTGATATGGACTGATGGAGATGGTTTCCTCTTGAAACCACTAG AGCCTGGAAGGCTGATGACAAGGTACTACTTGAAATTCGATACAATGAAACTTTTAATGCAGATCCCAGTAAACTGCACTCTGGAAGACGCTCTTCATGTTATCTGCCGAGCTGAGGAAATTTCAT GGATACAGCTCAGACGCAACGAGAAAAAGCTTCTGAATGACATTAACACTGATAAAGAGGGCCGACTTCGCTTTCATGTCCTCATTGATAATGGAAAACGAAAAAAGCGTATTCAGACGAGAGAGGAGAAGATATTTGTTCTTGTTAATGACTGCTTGACTGGTGATCCTTTGATTCACGATTTATCCCTAACGCAG GATGTCAATTCAATATGCTTAAATGGATGTAGAATCGCGAAGTGCATGAAAGAATatttcatttacaaaaagaactACAAAGGAGCATTGAATTCAGCCCTTATTGCAAAGTCATTGCATCAGAAACTCTGGGATGATAGTCCTTATCTTCTGAAACAATTACCTGGGATTGGGATGGTGACAGCCAAA GCACTACATTCGATGGAAATTAAATCATTTGATGCACTTGCTGGAGCTGACCCCCGGAGGATAGAGATTGTCACCGGTCGAAAGTTTCCATTTGGAAACCATATTAAGGACTCTTTACTATCACTACCTCCGAAAGTTGACATGAAGGTTGAGGAAACCGAGTGCCAGATTCGAGGGAAGTCGAAGCTGGTGATAACACTGACAAGGATATCAGAACCTTTCCAGTCAGTGAAACGACATTATGCTGATATG ATTGTTGGTTCTGAAGAAGACAACGTAATTGTCTTGCATGAGAAAATAAG AGTGGAAGAGTTTTCCAG TCCCTATAGCGCGGTAATTCTCCTGCCAAACCCACAGCAAGGAAAGCTCACTGTTAAGGCTGATCTTATTTTTGAAGAATACA TTGGCATTGATGTTCACCATAAACTTGTATTGACAAAAGTGAGCAATATAAACTTGAACAACAAAAGGGAAAAAATAAAGTCTTCTTTTGCTCTAGCTCAGGAAGTATATGTgattgaagatgatgatgagcACGAAATGCCATCTCAAGCCCCAACAAAAAATCTTCCCAAGTCAGCCAAATCTAAAATAATAGACGATTCTGT GCCTAGTTTCAATATTCTAGATGAGAACTTTGAAGAGTTTGAAAGAGGAGGAG ATGAGCCTGTTCTACAAGTTGACGAAGATAAACACAAAAGCTTAACAGAGCAAAAGATATTTGACCACATACGTGAAAAGGCCAAAAGCTTTCCCGGTTTGGCAGCCCCAAGTATTGCATGCTCTCCATCGACTGAGACACTGAATCTTATACGAAAGCACACTCGCGAAAATGACCTTGAATCCCTTAGTGATGATGATAGCGAAGTTTTGGGAGAGATAGAAAGAATAATAAATGCAAGGTTCACTTCGCACAAATCAGCTATAGAACCTAGTGAGGCAGAGCAATACGAACATAACAGTACTGAAAAACCACAGCACCATAGTACACCCAAAAGCTCATCTAACTTCAAATGCATGGAACAAATAG GTGGCGTTTCACCTGAACCTGAAGACTGCACAGTCGAAACTTTAACAGAAGACGCAATATTTGATCACATACGGAAAAAAGCCAAGAATTTTCCTCAGTTAAGTAATTTGCAGCCCCGAACTGAGTCACTGTGGACTATTTCCGACGATCCTACGGAAAATGCTATATTAATATCAGATTCGGAAGCCGGAGAGGTAGGAAACTGTGTACGTGATAGAAGGCCGGGAAAAAGGGTTAAACCCAATGCTTCTTTTGGAAGCCCTTTCCAAATAAATGAGAAGAGAGTGAAGGCTTCTCCTAAAGTTTCAAGCACCGATGCTGATCTATCATCGACTAAAATGCTGTTGTTTGATATCTCAATGTTGAAAAACGACATAGGAGCAGCCGACAAACACAGCTCAATGGAGATTGGGAGGAAGAAGCAGCAGCATTCTCAGTCACCAACTTTGCAACAAAACCAGCTGTGCTCTTCGAGTACACTGGGCAAAGATAAGAAAGTTGAGTCATTTCTTGGGTTTGAGAGTGTCTTTTCCTTTCTATGA
- the LOC115701370 gene encoding DExH-box ATP-dependent RNA helicase DExH17 isoform X1, whose product MDPYSMKSVFDLPLPFQSTFSFRYFNSLQNECFPVCFHSDINMVVSAPTGSGKTVLFELCILRVLSRFISEGTKFVHVKGTLKTIYIAPSKALVQEKLRHWTQKFGSWGINCLELTGDNESYSIKNIQEADIILTTPEKFDAVTRHGIKDGGLSFFGDISLLLIDEVHLLNDPRGAALEAIVSRMKMLARNPLLKSSSLSHVRFVAVSATIPNIEDLAEWLEVPIQGVKRFGEEMRPVKLTTKVLGYTPAKNDFLFEKRLQNYIWDILMNYSKGKSALIFCSTRKGAQEAAQRLTQSAMTSGYSNPFVKDREQQERLREASLSCSDKQMQSYIVYGVGYHNGGLCHKDRILVENLFLKGDIQVLCTTNTLAHGVNLPAHTVVIKSTQHFNKEKGLYMEYDRSTVLQMCGRAGRPPFDDTGMVVIMTRRDTVFYNLLSSFVVHVHLYENLLNGCEMVESQLLSCVTEHLTAEIVQLTVTDITRAIEWMKCSYLYVRMKKNPGNYAVKQGISRDRVEKHVQDICVQKVSELSKYQLIWTDGDGFLLKPLEPGRLMTRYYLKFDTMKLLMQIPVNCTLEDALHVICRAEEISWIQLRRNEKKLLNDINTDKEGRLRFHVLIDNGKRKKRIQTREEKIFVLVNDCLTGDPLIHDLSLTQDVNSICLNGCRIAKCMKEYFIYKKNYKGALNSALIAKSLHQKLWDDSPYLLKQLPGIGMVTAKALHSMEIKSFDALAGADPRRIEIVTGRKFPFGNHIKDSLLSLPPKVDMKVEETECQIRGKSKLVITLTRISEPFQSVKRHYADMIVGSEEDNVIVLHEKIRVEEFSSPYSAVILLPNPQQGKLTVKADLIFEEYIGIDVHHKLVLTKVSNINLNNKREKIKSSFALAQEVYVIEDDDEHEMPSQAPTKNLPKSAKSKIIDDSVPSFNILDENFEEFERGGDEPVLQVDEDKHKSLTEQKIFDHIREKAKSFPGLAAPSIACSPSTETLNLIRKHTRENDLESLSDDDSEVLGEIERIINARFTSHKSAIEPSEAEQYEHNSTEKPQHHSTPKSSSNFKCMEQIGGVSPEPEDCTVETLTEDAIFDHIRKKAKNFPQLSNLQPRTESLWTISDDPTENAILISDSEAGEVGNCVRDRRPGKRVKPNASFGSPFQINEKRVKASPKVSSTDADLSSTKMLLFDISMLKNDIGAADKHSSMEIGRKKQQHSQSPTLQQNQLCSSSTLGKDKKVESFLGFESVFSFL is encoded by the exons ATGGATCCATATTCAATGAAGTCTGTGTTTGATTTACCACTTCCATTCCAATCGACTTTTAGTTTCAG ATATTTCAACTCTTTGCAGAATGAATGCTTCCCTGTCTGTTTCCACTCCGATATAAACATGGTTGTTTCGGCACCAACTGGAAGTGGTAAAACAGTACTCTTCGAGCTCTGCATCTTGAGGGTTCTCTCTCGGTTTATCTCTGAGGGGACGAAGTTTGTTCATGTAAAGGGAACTCTTAAGACT ATCTACATAGCCCCATCTAAGGCTTTAGTTCAAGAGAAACTTCGTCATTGGACTCAAAAGTTTGGATCATGGGGTATAAATTGTCTAGAGTTGACAGGAGATAATGAATCTTACAGCATAAAGAATATACAAGAAGCAGACATCATCCTAACCACTCCTGAA AAATTTGATGCGGTAACTCGGCATGGCATAAAAGATGGTGGATTGAGCTTTTTTGGTGATATATCACTTCTACTTATTGATGAAGTTCATCTGCTAAATGATCCACGTGGAGCAGCTTTGGAGGCAATCGTCAGTAGAATGAAAATGCTTGCACGGAATCCTCTGTTGAAGTCGAGTTCCTTGTCTCATGTTCGTTTTGTAGCAGTGTCTGCCACAATTCCAAATATTGAGGACCTTG CCGAATGGCTTGAGGTTCCCATCCAAGGAGTTAAAAG GTTTGGAGAAGAAATGAGGCCCGTGAAGTTGACTACTAAAGTGTTAG GATATACCCCTGCcaaaaatgattttctatttgaGAAA CGCCTTCAAAATTATATATGGG ATATTCTCATGAATTATTCAAAAGGGAAATCTGCTTTAATATTTTGTTCAACTAGAAAAGGCGCACAAGAAGCCGCACAGCGACTGACTCAGTCAGCAATGACCTCTGGTTATTCAAACCCATTTGTCAAGGACAGAGAACAGCAGGAAAGGTTGAGGGAAGCTTCACTGTCATGCAGTGACAAACAAATGCAGTCCTATATTGTGTACGGTG TTGGTTATCACAATGGTGGACTTTGCCACAAGGATCGTATTCTGGTTGAAAATCTTTTTCTCAAGGGTGACATTCAAGTACTCTGCACAACAAATACTCTTGCTCATGGAGTTAATTTACCAGCACACACAGTTGTGATAAAATCAACACAGCATTT CAACAAAGAAAAAGGCTTATACATGGAATACGATCGATCCACAGTACTACAG ATGTGTGGAAGGGCAGGCCGGCCACCCTTTGATGATACAGGAATGGTTGTAATAATGACAAGAAGAGACACGGTATTTTATAATCTTCTATCATCATTCGTTGTGCAT GTTCACTTGTACGAGAATCTCTTGAACGGATGTGAAATGGTGGAATCACA ATTGCTTTCGTGTGTAACGGAGCACCTAACTGCGGAGATAGTTCAACTGACTGTCACTGACATTACAAGGGCAATTGAATGGATGAAATGTTCATACTTGTATGTGAGGATGAAAAAG AACCCTGGTAATTATGCTGTCAAACAAGGGATTTCAAGAGACCGTGTAGAAAAGCACGTGCAAG ATATTTGTGTTCAGAAAGTAAGCGAGTTATCAAAATATCAATTGATATGGACTGATGGAGATGGTTTCCTCTTGAAACCACTAG AGCCTGGAAGGCTGATGACAAGGTACTACTTGAAATTCGATACAATGAAACTTTTAATGCAGATCCCAGTAAACTGCACTCTGGAAGACGCTCTTCATGTTATCTGCCGAGCTGAGGAAATTTCAT GGATACAGCTCAGACGCAACGAGAAAAAGCTTCTGAATGACATTAACACTGATAAAGAGGGCCGACTTCGCTTTCATGTCCTCATTGATAATGGAAAACGAAAAAAGCGTATTCAGACGAGAGAGGAGAAGATATTTGTTCTTGTTAATGACTGCTTGACTGGTGATCCTTTGATTCACGATTTATCCCTAACGCAG GATGTCAATTCAATATGCTTAAATGGATGTAGAATCGCGAAGTGCATGAAAGAATatttcatttacaaaaagaactACAAAGGAGCATTGAATTCAGCCCTTATTGCAAAGTCATTGCATCAGAAACTCTGGGATGATAGTCCTTATCTTCTGAAACAATTACCTGGGATTGGGATGGTGACAGCCAAA GCACTACATTCGATGGAAATTAAATCATTTGATGCACTTGCTGGAGCTGACCCCCGGAGGATAGAGATTGTCACCGGTCGAAAGTTTCCATTTGGAAACCATATTAAGGACTCTTTACTATCACTACCTCCGAAAGTTGACATGAAGGTTGAGGAAACCGAGTGCCAGATTCGAGGGAAGTCGAAGCTGGTGATAACACTGACAAGGATATCAGAACCTTTCCAGTCAGTGAAACGACATTATGCTGATATG ATTGTTGGTTCTGAAGAAGACAACGTAATTGTCTTGCATGAGAAAATAAG AGTGGAAGAGTTTTCCAG TCCCTATAGCGCGGTAATTCTCCTGCCAAACCCACAGCAAGGAAAGCTCACTGTTAAGGCTGATCTTATTTTTGAAGAATACA TTGGCATTGATGTTCACCATAAACTTGTATTGACAAAAGTGAGCAATATAAACTTGAACAACAAAAGGGAAAAAATAAAGTCTTCTTTTGCTCTAGCTCAGGAAGTATATGTgattgaagatgatgatgagcACGAAATGCCATCTCAAGCCCCAACAAAAAATCTTCCCAAGTCAGCCAAATCTAAAATAATAGACGATTCTGT GCCTAGTTTCAATATTCTAGATGAGAACTTTGAAGAGTTTGAAAGAGGAGGAG ATGAGCCTGTTCTACAAGTTGACGAAGATAAACACAAAAGCTTAACAGAGCAAAAGATATTTGACCACATACGTGAAAAGGCCAAAAGCTTTCCCGGTTTGGCAGCCCCAAGTATTGCATGCTCTCCATCGACTGAGACACTGAATCTTATACGAAAGCACACTCGCGAAAATGACCTTGAATCCCTTAGTGATGATGATAGCGAAGTTTTGGGAGAGATAGAAAGAATAATAAATGCAAGGTTCACTTCGCACAAATCAGCTATAGAACCTAGTGAGGCAGAGCAATACGAACATAACAGTACTGAAAAACCACAGCACCATAGTACACCCAAAAGCTCATCTAACTTCAAATGCATGGAACAAATAG GTGGCGTTTCACCTGAACCTGAAGACTGCACAGTCGAAACTTTAACAGAAGACGCAATATTTGATCACATACGGAAAAAAGCCAAGAATTTTCCTCAGTTAAGTAATTTGCAGCCCCGAACTGAGTCACTGTGGACTATTTCCGACGATCCTACGGAAAATGCTATATTAATATCAGATTCGGAAGCCGGAGAGGTAGGAAACTGTGTACGTGATAGAAGGCCGGGAAAAAGGGTTAAACCCAATGCTTCTTTTGGAAGCCCTTTCCAAATAAATGAGAAGAGAGTGAAGGCTTCTCCTAAAGTTTCAAGCACCGATGCTGATCTATCATCGACTAAAATGCTGTTGTTTGATATCTCAATGTTGAAAAACGACATAGGAGCAGCCGACAAACACAGCTCAATGGAGATTGGGAGGAAGAAGCAGCAGCATTCTCAGTCACCAACTTTGCAACAAAACCAGCTGTGCTCTTCGAGTACACTGGGCAAAGATAAGAAAGTTGAGTCATTTCTTGGGTTTGAGAGTGTCTTTTCCTTTCTATGA
- the LOC115701370 gene encoding DExH-box ATP-dependent RNA helicase DExH17 isoform X3, which yields MDPYSMKSVFDLPLPFQSTFSFRYFNSLQNECFPVCFHSDINMVVSAPTGSGKTVLFELCILRVLSRFISEGTKFVHVKGTLKTIYIAPSKALVQEKLRHWTQKFGSWGINCLELTGDNESYSIKNIQEADIILTTPEKFDAVTRHGIKDGGLSFFGDISLLLIDEVHLLNDPRGAALEAIVSRMKMLARNPLLKSSSLSHVRFVAVSATIPNIEDLAEWLEVPIQGVKRFGEEMRPVKLTTKVLDILMNYSKGKSALIFCSTRKGAQEAAQRLTQSAMTSGYSNPFVKDREQQERLREASLSCSDKQMQSYIVYGVGYHNGGLCHKDRILVENLFLKGDIQVLCTTNTLAHGVNLPAHTVVIKSTQHFNKEKGLYMEYDRSTVLQMCGRAGRPPFDDTGMVVIMTRRDTVFYNLLSSFVVHVHLYENLLNGCEMVESQLLSCVTEHLTAEIVQLTVTDITRAIEWMKCSYLYVRMKKNPGNYAVKQGISRDRVEKHVQDICVQKVSELSKYQLIWTDGDGFLLKPLEPGRLMTRYYLKFDTMKLLMQIPVNCTLEDALHVICRAEEISWIQLRRNEKKLLNDINTDKEGRLRFHVLIDNGKRKKRIQTREEKIFVLVNDCLTGDPLIHDLSLTQDVNSICLNGCRIAKCMKEYFIYKKNYKGALNSALIAKSLHQKLWDDSPYLLKQLPGIGMVTAKALHSMEIKSFDALAGADPRRIEIVTGRKFPFGNHIKDSLLSLPPKVDMKVEETECQIRGKSKLVITLTRISEPFQSVKRHYADMIVGSEEDNVIVLHEKIRVEEFSSPYSAVILLPNPQQGKLTVKADLIFEEYIGIDVHHKLVLTKVSNINLNNKREKIKSSFALAQEVYVIEDDDEHEMPSQAPTKNLPKSAKSKIIDDSVPSFNILDENFEEFERGGDEPVLQVDEDKHKSLTEQKIFDHIREKAKSFPGLAAPSIACSPSTETLNLIRKHTRENDLESLSDDDSEVLGEIERIINARFTSHKSAIEPSEAEQYEHNSTEKPQHHSTPKSSSNFKCMEQIGGVSPEPEDCTVETLTEDAIFDHIRKKAKNFPQLSNLQPRTESLWTISDDPTENAILISDSEAGEVGNCVRDRRPGKRVKPNASFGSPFQINEKRVKASPKVSSTDADLSSTKMLLFDISMLKNDIGAADKHSSMEIGRKKQQHSQSPTLQQNQLCSSSTLGKDKKVESFLGFESVFSFL from the exons ATGGATCCATATTCAATGAAGTCTGTGTTTGATTTACCACTTCCATTCCAATCGACTTTTAGTTTCAG ATATTTCAACTCTTTGCAGAATGAATGCTTCCCTGTCTGTTTCCACTCCGATATAAACATGGTTGTTTCGGCACCAACTGGAAGTGGTAAAACAGTACTCTTCGAGCTCTGCATCTTGAGGGTTCTCTCTCGGTTTATCTCTGAGGGGACGAAGTTTGTTCATGTAAAGGGAACTCTTAAGACT ATCTACATAGCCCCATCTAAGGCTTTAGTTCAAGAGAAACTTCGTCATTGGACTCAAAAGTTTGGATCATGGGGTATAAATTGTCTAGAGTTGACAGGAGATAATGAATCTTACAGCATAAAGAATATACAAGAAGCAGACATCATCCTAACCACTCCTGAA AAATTTGATGCGGTAACTCGGCATGGCATAAAAGATGGTGGATTGAGCTTTTTTGGTGATATATCACTTCTACTTATTGATGAAGTTCATCTGCTAAATGATCCACGTGGAGCAGCTTTGGAGGCAATCGTCAGTAGAATGAAAATGCTTGCACGGAATCCTCTGTTGAAGTCGAGTTCCTTGTCTCATGTTCGTTTTGTAGCAGTGTCTGCCACAATTCCAAATATTGAGGACCTTG CCGAATGGCTTGAGGTTCCCATCCAAGGAGTTAAAAG GTTTGGAGAAGAAATGAGGCCCGTGAAGTTGACTACTAAAGTGTTAG ATATTCTCATGAATTATTCAAAAGGGAAATCTGCTTTAATATTTTGTTCAACTAGAAAAGGCGCACAAGAAGCCGCACAGCGACTGACTCAGTCAGCAATGACCTCTGGTTATTCAAACCCATTTGTCAAGGACAGAGAACAGCAGGAAAGGTTGAGGGAAGCTTCACTGTCATGCAGTGACAAACAAATGCAGTCCTATATTGTGTACGGTG TTGGTTATCACAATGGTGGACTTTGCCACAAGGATCGTATTCTGGTTGAAAATCTTTTTCTCAAGGGTGACATTCAAGTACTCTGCACAACAAATACTCTTGCTCATGGAGTTAATTTACCAGCACACACAGTTGTGATAAAATCAACACAGCATTT CAACAAAGAAAAAGGCTTATACATGGAATACGATCGATCCACAGTACTACAG ATGTGTGGAAGGGCAGGCCGGCCACCCTTTGATGATACAGGAATGGTTGTAATAATGACAAGAAGAGACACGGTATTTTATAATCTTCTATCATCATTCGTTGTGCAT GTTCACTTGTACGAGAATCTCTTGAACGGATGTGAAATGGTGGAATCACA ATTGCTTTCGTGTGTAACGGAGCACCTAACTGCGGAGATAGTTCAACTGACTGTCACTGACATTACAAGGGCAATTGAATGGATGAAATGTTCATACTTGTATGTGAGGATGAAAAAG AACCCTGGTAATTATGCTGTCAAACAAGGGATTTCAAGAGACCGTGTAGAAAAGCACGTGCAAG ATATTTGTGTTCAGAAAGTAAGCGAGTTATCAAAATATCAATTGATATGGACTGATGGAGATGGTTTCCTCTTGAAACCACTAG AGCCTGGAAGGCTGATGACAAGGTACTACTTGAAATTCGATACAATGAAACTTTTAATGCAGATCCCAGTAAACTGCACTCTGGAAGACGCTCTTCATGTTATCTGCCGAGCTGAGGAAATTTCAT GGATACAGCTCAGACGCAACGAGAAAAAGCTTCTGAATGACATTAACACTGATAAAGAGGGCCGACTTCGCTTTCATGTCCTCATTGATAATGGAAAACGAAAAAAGCGTATTCAGACGAGAGAGGAGAAGATATTTGTTCTTGTTAATGACTGCTTGACTGGTGATCCTTTGATTCACGATTTATCCCTAACGCAG GATGTCAATTCAATATGCTTAAATGGATGTAGAATCGCGAAGTGCATGAAAGAATatttcatttacaaaaagaactACAAAGGAGCATTGAATTCAGCCCTTATTGCAAAGTCATTGCATCAGAAACTCTGGGATGATAGTCCTTATCTTCTGAAACAATTACCTGGGATTGGGATGGTGACAGCCAAA GCACTACATTCGATGGAAATTAAATCATTTGATGCACTTGCTGGAGCTGACCCCCGGAGGATAGAGATTGTCACCGGTCGAAAGTTTCCATTTGGAAACCATATTAAGGACTCTTTACTATCACTACCTCCGAAAGTTGACATGAAGGTTGAGGAAACCGAGTGCCAGATTCGAGGGAAGTCGAAGCTGGTGATAACACTGACAAGGATATCAGAACCTTTCCAGTCAGTGAAACGACATTATGCTGATATG ATTGTTGGTTCTGAAGAAGACAACGTAATTGTCTTGCATGAGAAAATAAG AGTGGAAGAGTTTTCCAG TCCCTATAGCGCGGTAATTCTCCTGCCAAACCCACAGCAAGGAAAGCTCACTGTTAAGGCTGATCTTATTTTTGAAGAATACA TTGGCATTGATGTTCACCATAAACTTGTATTGACAAAAGTGAGCAATATAAACTTGAACAACAAAAGGGAAAAAATAAAGTCTTCTTTTGCTCTAGCTCAGGAAGTATATGTgattgaagatgatgatgagcACGAAATGCCATCTCAAGCCCCAACAAAAAATCTTCCCAAGTCAGCCAAATCTAAAATAATAGACGATTCTGT GCCTAGTTTCAATATTCTAGATGAGAACTTTGAAGAGTTTGAAAGAGGAGGAG ATGAGCCTGTTCTACAAGTTGACGAAGATAAACACAAAAGCTTAACAGAGCAAAAGATATTTGACCACATACGTGAAAAGGCCAAAAGCTTTCCCGGTTTGGCAGCCCCAAGTATTGCATGCTCTCCATCGACTGAGACACTGAATCTTATACGAAAGCACACTCGCGAAAATGACCTTGAATCCCTTAGTGATGATGATAGCGAAGTTTTGGGAGAGATAGAAAGAATAATAAATGCAAGGTTCACTTCGCACAAATCAGCTATAGAACCTAGTGAGGCAGAGCAATACGAACATAACAGTACTGAAAAACCACAGCACCATAGTACACCCAAAAGCTCATCTAACTTCAAATGCATGGAACAAATAG GTGGCGTTTCACCTGAACCTGAAGACTGCACAGTCGAAACTTTAACAGAAGACGCAATATTTGATCACATACGGAAAAAAGCCAAGAATTTTCCTCAGTTAAGTAATTTGCAGCCCCGAACTGAGTCACTGTGGACTATTTCCGACGATCCTACGGAAAATGCTATATTAATATCAGATTCGGAAGCCGGAGAGGTAGGAAACTGTGTACGTGATAGAAGGCCGGGAAAAAGGGTTAAACCCAATGCTTCTTTTGGAAGCCCTTTCCAAATAAATGAGAAGAGAGTGAAGGCTTCTCCTAAAGTTTCAAGCACCGATGCTGATCTATCATCGACTAAAATGCTGTTGTTTGATATCTCAATGTTGAAAAACGACATAGGAGCAGCCGACAAACACAGCTCAATGGAGATTGGGAGGAAGAAGCAGCAGCATTCTCAGTCACCAACTTTGCAACAAAACCAGCTGTGCTCTTCGAGTACACTGGGCAAAGATAAGAAAGTTGAGTCATTTCTTGGGTTTGAGAGTGTCTTTTCCTTTCTATGA